A stretch of Henckelia pumila isolate YLH828 chromosome 4, ASM3356847v2, whole genome shotgun sequence DNA encodes these proteins:
- the LOC140867544 gene encoding myosin-11-like isoform X4, producing the protein MHRFGKFVEIQFDKQGRISGAAIRTYLLERSRVCQISDPERNYHCFYLLCAAPQEEIEKYKLNHPKSFHYLNQSKCYELVGVNDAHEYLATRRAMDIVGISKTEQEAIFRVVAAILHIGNIDFAKGKEIDSSVPKDDKAIFHLKTVAELLMCDPASLEDALCKRVMITPEEVIKRSLDPLSAAVSRDGLAKTVYSRLFDWLVNKINNSIGQDHKSKSLIGVLDIYGFESFKHNSFEQFCINFTNEKLQQHFNQHVFKMEQEEYSKEEIDWSYIEFVDNQDVLDLIEKKPGGIIALLDEACMFPKSTHETFSNKLYQMFRNNKRFVKPKLSRTDFTIAHYAGEVQYQSDQFLDKNKDYVVPEHQDLLGSSKCSFVAGLFPPIPEETTKSSKFSSIGSRFKLQLQQLMETLNATEPHYIRCVKPNNLLKPAIFENANIMQQLRCGGVLEAIRISCAGFPTRRPFFEFIIRFGLLAPEVLEGNYDEKIACKRIMEKKGLKGFQIGKTKVFLRAGQMAELDARRAEVLSIAAKSIQRRIRTHIARKNFIALKKASIYVQSYCRGRLACRLFESMNKEAAALKIQKNSLRYQARNVYRRLQISVLVIQTGFRTMDARNRFRLRRQTKAITVIQAWWRCHRASFYFRKLKRGAIAAQCRWRGINAKRELRKLKMAARETGALKEAKDKLEKQLEELTWRLQLEKRSRVDLEEAKALEIVKLQSLLDDMQKKVDETNAILVREREAAKKAIEEAPPVIKETPVYIEDTEKIKSLTDEVDNLKASLKYEKEISDDLRRKYAEEQECSEERREKLEETEKKDNQLQESLHRLEEKLNNLESENKVLRQQALSMTPNKFLSGRSRSIIQRNDSGHMFGDTKMHVDLHSPSFSEGDDKPQKSLNEKQQESQELLVRCISQHLGFAANRPIAACIIYKCLLQWRSFEVERTSVFDRIIQTIGQCIEKTQDNNDVLAYWLSNASTLLLLLQRTLKASGAAGMAPQRRRSSSNTLFGRMTHSFRGTPHGVNLSFVNGLSGGVDTLRQVEAKYPALLFKQQLTAYVEKIYGLIRDNLKKEISPLLGLCIQAPRTSRASLVKGSSRSVANTAAQQALIAHWQGIVKSLGNFLNTLKANHVPPFLVRKVFTQIFSFINVQLFNSLLLRRECCSFSNGEYVKAGLSELQLWCSNATEEYAGSAWDELKHIRQAIGFLVLHQKPKKTSDEISHDLCPVLSIQQLYRISTMYWDDKYGTHSVSSDVIANMRMLMTEDSNNAVSNSFLLDDDSSIPFSVDDISKSMEQIDISDIEPPPLIRENSGFSFLLPPRTD; encoded by the exons ATGCA TCGTTTTGGTAAATTTGTCGAGATCCAGTTTGACAAGCAAGGGAGAATATCAGGTGCAGCTATTAGAACTTATCTTCTTGAGAGATCCCGAGTTTGCCAAATATCCGATCCCGAGCGTAACTATCATTGCTTTTACCTTCTATGTGCAGCACCACAAGAG GAAATTGAAAAGTACAAGTTAAATCACCCGAAGTCTTTTCACTATCTGAACCAATCAAAATGCTATGAGCTGGTTGGTGTAAATGACGCCCATGAGTACCTTGCTACAAGAAGAGCAATGGACATTGTTGGAATAAGTAAAACAGAACAG GAAGCAATTTTCAGAGTTGTTGCTGCTATTCTTCACATCGGTAATATTGATTTTGCAAAAGGAAAGGAAATTGATTCATCGGTTCCCAAAGATGACAAAGCCATTTTTCATCTAAAAACAGTTGCTGAACTTCTCAT GTGTGATCCTGCATCACTAGAAGATGCATTGTGTAAACGTGTGATGATCACTCCTGAAGAAGTTATAAAGAGAAGCCTAGATCCTTTGAGTGCAGCAGTTAGTAGGGATGGATTAGCTAAGACAGTATATTCTAGGCTGTTTGATTG GTTGGTGAATAAGATCAATAATTCAATCGGGCAAGACCATAAATCAAAATCTCTGATTGGGGTCCTTGACATTTATGGCTTTGAAAGTTTTAAACACAATAG TTTTGAGCAGTTTTGTATTAACTTTACGAATGAGAAGCTGCAACAGCATTTTAACCAG CACGTTTTCAAAATGGAACAAGAAGAATACTCGAAGGAGGAAATTGATTGGAGCTACATTGAGTTTGTTGATAACCAAGATGTTTTAGATCTTATTGAGAAG AAACCAGGTGGAATAATTGCTCTTCTTGATGAAGCATG TATGTTCCCAAAATCAACTCATGAAACATTCTCTAATAAGCTCTATCAGATGTTCAGGAATAATAAGAGATTCGTCAAACCAAAATTGTCTCGTACAGATTTTACCATCGCACATTACGCTGGGGAG GTCCAATACCAATCTGATCAGTTTTTGGACAAAAATAAAGACTACGTTGTTCCTGAGCACCAAGATCTGTTGGGTTCTTCCAAATGTTCTTTTGTAGCAGGCCTTTTCCCTCCAATACCTGAAGAGACAACAAAATCATCAAAGTTCTCTTCTATAGGTTCACGTTTTAAG TTACAACTGCAACAGTTGATGGAAACTCTAAATGCAACTGAACCTCACTACATAAGATGTGTGAAGCCTAATAATCTTCTTAAACctgccatttttgaaaatgcaAATATAATGCAACAGCTAAGATGTGGT GGTGTTTTAGAGGCAATCAGGATTAGTTGTGCAGGATTTCCTACTCGCCGGCCTTTCTTTGAGTTTATAATCAGATTTGGACTTCTTGCACCAGAGGTTTTGGAAGGCAA CTATGATGAAAAGATTGCATGCAAGAGGATTATGGAAAAGAAGGGGCTAAAAGGTTTCCAG ATTGGCAAAACAAAAGTATTCCTAAGAGCTGGTCAGATGGCGGAGTTAGATGCACGTAGAGCAGAAGTTTTAAGTATTGCTGCAAAATCTATTCAACGGCGCATACGGACACATATTGCTCGTAAAAATTTTATAGCATTGAAGAAGGCCTCAATCTATGTACAATCCTATTGTAGAG GTAGATTGGCATGTAGACTATTTGAGAGCATGAATAAGGAAGCAGCTGCtttaaaaattcagaaaaattcaCTTAGATACCAAGCTAGAAATGTATATCGAAGACTCCAGATTTCAGTTCTTGTCATACAAACTGGTTTCCGTACCATGGATGCTCGTAATAGATTCAGACTCAGGAGGCAAACTAAAGCCATTACTGTTATTCAG GCATGGTGGCGCTGCCACAGAGCTTCGTTTTACTTTAGGAAGCTAAAGAGAGGGGCGATAGCTGCACAATGCCGATGGAGAGGAATAAATGCAAAACGTGAATTGCGGAAGCTTAAAATG GCTGCAAGGGAGACAGGTGCACTCAAAGAGGCAAAAGATAAGCTTGAGAAACAACTTGAGGAACTTACATGGCGCTTACAACTTGAAAAACGTTCAAGG GTGGATCTGGAAGAAGCCAAAGCTCTAGAGATTGTAAAGTTGCAGAGTTTATTGGACGACATGCAGAAGAAAGTTGATGAAACAAATGCAATACTTGTAAGAGAACGCGAGGCTGCAAAGAAAGCCATTGAAGAAGCACCTCCTGTCATCAAAGAAACTCCTGTTTATATTGAAGATACTGAAAAAATCAAATCACTTACAGATGAAGTTGACAACCTGAAG gCTTCTTTAAAATACGAAAAGGAAATATCTGATGACTTGCGGAGGAAATATGCTGAAGAACAGGAATGTAGTGAAGAGAGACGAGAAAAATTAGAAGAGACAGAAAAAAAGGATAATCAATTACAGGAGTCTTTGCACAG GCTTGAAGAGAAGCTGAATAATCTTGAGTCAGAGAATAAAGTTCTTCGTCAACAGGCTTTGTCAATGACACCAAATAAGTTCCTGTCTGGGCGTTCTCGATCAATTATCCAG AGGAATGATAGTGGGCATATGTTTGGGGACACTAAGATGCATGTG GATCTACATAGCCCGTCATTTTCTGAAGGCGATGACAAACCACAAAAATCACTTAATGAGAAACAACAAGAAAGTCAGGAGTTGCTAGTTCGTTGTATTTCACAGCATTTGGGTTTTGCGGCCAACAGGCCAATTGCAGCCTGTATTATTTACAAGTGTCTTTTGCAGTGGAGATCTTTTGAAGTTGAAAGAACAAGTGTTTTTGACCGGATCATCCAAACTATAGGTCAATGTATTGAG AAAACACAAGATAACAATGATGTGTTGGCTTATTGGTTGTCAAATGCTTCAACTTTACTCTTGCTGCTCCAACGCACATTGAAAGCAAGTGGTGCAGCTGGAATGGCCCCTCAACGTCGCAGGTCATCCTCAAATACTTTATTTGGCAGGATGACACAT agCTTCAGAGGAACGCCTCATGGAGTAAATCTTTCCTTTGTGAATGGCCTGTCTGGTGGAGTAGACACTTTACGTCAAGTAGAAGCCAAGTACCCTGCTTTGCTGTTCAAGCAACAACTCACCGCATATGTGGAGAAAATTTATGGACTGATACGTGATAATTTGAAGAAGGAGATTTCTCCACTTCTTGGCCTGTGTATCCAG GCACCAAGAACTTCCAGAGCAAGCTTGGTTAAGGGATCATCACGTTCAGTTGCCAATACGGCAGCACAACAAGCTTTGATTGCACACTGGCAAGGCATTGTAAAGAGCCTTGGAAATTTCTTGAACACCTTGAAAGCTAATCAT GTGCCACCATTTTTAGTCCGCAAGGTGTTCACACAGATTTTTTCATTCATCAATGTGCAATTATTCAACAG CCTCCTTTTAAGACGAGAATGTTGTTCGTTCAGTAATGGTGAATATGTCAAGGCTGGGCTCTCTGAATTACAACTTTGGTGTAGTAATGCAACCGAAGAG TACGCTGGTTCGGCTTGGGATGAGCTGAAGCATATAAGACAAGCCATTGGGTTTCTG GTTCTCCACCAAAAGCCAAAGAAAACATCAGATGAAATTAGTCATGACCTCTGTCCC GTACTGAGCATTCAACAGTTGTACCGGATCAGTACGATGTACTGGGATGACAAATATGGCACACATAGTGTGTCTTCGGAT GTTATAGCCAACATGAGGATGCTGATGACTGAGGACTCGAATAATGCAGTAAGCAATTCCTTTTTGTTGGATGATGACTCAAG CATACCCTTTTCTGTTGACGATATATCTAAATCGATGGAACAAATCGATATATCAGATATTGAACCTCCACCTCTAATCCGTGAGAACTCTGGCTTCAGCTTTTTACTGCCGCCACGCACCGACTAA
- the LOC140867544 gene encoding myosin-11-like isoform X3 — protein MMQQYKGAPFGELSPHVFAVADVAYRAMINEGRSNSILVSGESGAGKTETTKMLMRYLAFLGGRAATEGRTVEQQVLESNPVLEAFGNAKTVRNNNSSRFGKFVEIQFDKQGRISGAAIRTYLLERSRVCQISDPERNYHCFYLLCAAPQEEIEKYKLNHPKSFHYLNQSKCYELVGVNDAHEYLATRRAMDIVGISKTEQEAIFRVVAAILHIGNIDFAKGKEIDSSVPKDDKAIFHLKTVAELLMCDPASLEDALCKRVMITPEEVIKRSLDPLSAAVSRDGLAKTVYSRLFDWLVNKINNSIGQDHKSKSLIGVLDIYGFESFKHNSFEQFCINFTNEKLQQHFNQHVFKMEQEEYSKEEIDWSYIEFVDNQDVLDLIEKKPGGIIALLDEACMFPKSTHETFSNKLYQMFRNNKRFVKPKLSRTDFTIAHYAGEVQYQSDQFLDKNKDYVVPEHQDLLGSSKCSFVAGLFPPIPEETTKSSKFSSIGSRFKLQLQQLMETLNATEPHYIRCVKPNNLLKPAIFENANIMQQLRCGGVLEAIRISCAGFPTRRPFFEFIIRFGLLAPEVLEGNYDEKIACKRIMEKKGLKGFQIGKTKVFLRAGQMAELDARRAEVLSIAAKSIQRRIRTHIARKNFIALKKASIYVQSYCRGRLACRLFESMNKEAAALKIQKNSLRYQARNVYRRLQISVLVIQTGFRTMDARNRFRLRRQTKAITVIQAWWRCHRASFYFRKLKRGAIAAQCRWRGINAKRELRKLKMAARETGALKEAKDKLEKQLEELTWRLQLEKRSRVDLEEAKALEIVKLQSLLDDMQKKVDETNAILVREREAAKKAIEEAPPVIKETPVYIEDTEKIKSLTDEVDNLKASLKYEKEISDDLRRKYAEEQECSEERREKLEETEKKDNQLQESLHRLEEKLNNLESENKVLRQQALSMTPNKFLSGRSRSIIQRNDSGHMFGDTKMHVDLHSPSFSEGDDKPQKSLNEKQQESQELLVRCISQHLGFAANRPIAACIIYKCLLQWRSFEVERTSVFDRIIQTIGQCIEKTQDNNDVLAYWLSNASTLLLLLQRTLKASGAAGMAPQRRRSSSNTLFGRMTHSFRGTPHGVNLSFVNGLSGGVDTLRQVEAKYPALLFKQQLTAYVEKIYGLIRDNLKKEISPLLGLCIQAPRTSRASLVKGSSRSVANTAAQQALIAHWQGIVKSLGNFLNTLKANHVPPFLVRKVFTQIFSFINVQLFNSLLLRRECCSFSNGEYVKAGLSELQLWCSNATEEYAGSAWDELKHIRQAIGFLVLHQKPKKTSDEISHDLCPVLSIQQLYRISTMYWDDKYGTHSVSSDVIANMRMLMTEDSNNAVSNSFLLDDDSSIPFSVDDISKSMEQIDISDIEPPPLIRENSGFSFLLPPRTD, from the exons ATGATGCAACAGTATAAAGGAGCTCCGTTTGGAGAACTAAGCCCTCATGTCTTTGCTGTTGCTGATGTAGCTTACAG GGCCATGATAAATGAAGGAAGGAGCAATTCCATACTGGTCAGCGGTGAAAGTGGAGCAGGTAAAACTGAGACCACTAAGATGCTTATGAGGTACCTTGCCTTTTTGGGCGGTCGAGCTGCTACTGAAGGACGCACTGTTGAACAACAAGTTCTTGAA TCCAATCCAGTTCTTGAAGCATTTGGCAATGCTAAAACTGTTAGAAATAACAATTCCAG TCGTTTTGGTAAATTTGTCGAGATCCAGTTTGACAAGCAAGGGAGAATATCAGGTGCAGCTATTAGAACTTATCTTCTTGAGAGATCCCGAGTTTGCCAAATATCCGATCCCGAGCGTAACTATCATTGCTTTTACCTTCTATGTGCAGCACCACAAGAG GAAATTGAAAAGTACAAGTTAAATCACCCGAAGTCTTTTCACTATCTGAACCAATCAAAATGCTATGAGCTGGTTGGTGTAAATGACGCCCATGAGTACCTTGCTACAAGAAGAGCAATGGACATTGTTGGAATAAGTAAAACAGAACAG GAAGCAATTTTCAGAGTTGTTGCTGCTATTCTTCACATCGGTAATATTGATTTTGCAAAAGGAAAGGAAATTGATTCATCGGTTCCCAAAGATGACAAAGCCATTTTTCATCTAAAAACAGTTGCTGAACTTCTCAT GTGTGATCCTGCATCACTAGAAGATGCATTGTGTAAACGTGTGATGATCACTCCTGAAGAAGTTATAAAGAGAAGCCTAGATCCTTTGAGTGCAGCAGTTAGTAGGGATGGATTAGCTAAGACAGTATATTCTAGGCTGTTTGATTG GTTGGTGAATAAGATCAATAATTCAATCGGGCAAGACCATAAATCAAAATCTCTGATTGGGGTCCTTGACATTTATGGCTTTGAAAGTTTTAAACACAATAG TTTTGAGCAGTTTTGTATTAACTTTACGAATGAGAAGCTGCAACAGCATTTTAACCAG CACGTTTTCAAAATGGAACAAGAAGAATACTCGAAGGAGGAAATTGATTGGAGCTACATTGAGTTTGTTGATAACCAAGATGTTTTAGATCTTATTGAGAAG AAACCAGGTGGAATAATTGCTCTTCTTGATGAAGCATG TATGTTCCCAAAATCAACTCATGAAACATTCTCTAATAAGCTCTATCAGATGTTCAGGAATAATAAGAGATTCGTCAAACCAAAATTGTCTCGTACAGATTTTACCATCGCACATTACGCTGGGGAG GTCCAATACCAATCTGATCAGTTTTTGGACAAAAATAAAGACTACGTTGTTCCTGAGCACCAAGATCTGTTGGGTTCTTCCAAATGTTCTTTTGTAGCAGGCCTTTTCCCTCCAATACCTGAAGAGACAACAAAATCATCAAAGTTCTCTTCTATAGGTTCACGTTTTAAG TTACAACTGCAACAGTTGATGGAAACTCTAAATGCAACTGAACCTCACTACATAAGATGTGTGAAGCCTAATAATCTTCTTAAACctgccatttttgaaaatgcaAATATAATGCAACAGCTAAGATGTGGT GGTGTTTTAGAGGCAATCAGGATTAGTTGTGCAGGATTTCCTACTCGCCGGCCTTTCTTTGAGTTTATAATCAGATTTGGACTTCTTGCACCAGAGGTTTTGGAAGGCAA CTATGATGAAAAGATTGCATGCAAGAGGATTATGGAAAAGAAGGGGCTAAAAGGTTTCCAG ATTGGCAAAACAAAAGTATTCCTAAGAGCTGGTCAGATGGCGGAGTTAGATGCACGTAGAGCAGAAGTTTTAAGTATTGCTGCAAAATCTATTCAACGGCGCATACGGACACATATTGCTCGTAAAAATTTTATAGCATTGAAGAAGGCCTCAATCTATGTACAATCCTATTGTAGAG GTAGATTGGCATGTAGACTATTTGAGAGCATGAATAAGGAAGCAGCTGCtttaaaaattcagaaaaattcaCTTAGATACCAAGCTAGAAATGTATATCGAAGACTCCAGATTTCAGTTCTTGTCATACAAACTGGTTTCCGTACCATGGATGCTCGTAATAGATTCAGACTCAGGAGGCAAACTAAAGCCATTACTGTTATTCAG GCATGGTGGCGCTGCCACAGAGCTTCGTTTTACTTTAGGAAGCTAAAGAGAGGGGCGATAGCTGCACAATGCCGATGGAGAGGAATAAATGCAAAACGTGAATTGCGGAAGCTTAAAATG GCTGCAAGGGAGACAGGTGCACTCAAAGAGGCAAAAGATAAGCTTGAGAAACAACTTGAGGAACTTACATGGCGCTTACAACTTGAAAAACGTTCAAGG GTGGATCTGGAAGAAGCCAAAGCTCTAGAGATTGTAAAGTTGCAGAGTTTATTGGACGACATGCAGAAGAAAGTTGATGAAACAAATGCAATACTTGTAAGAGAACGCGAGGCTGCAAAGAAAGCCATTGAAGAAGCACCTCCTGTCATCAAAGAAACTCCTGTTTATATTGAAGATACTGAAAAAATCAAATCACTTACAGATGAAGTTGACAACCTGAAG gCTTCTTTAAAATACGAAAAGGAAATATCTGATGACTTGCGGAGGAAATATGCTGAAGAACAGGAATGTAGTGAAGAGAGACGAGAAAAATTAGAAGAGACAGAAAAAAAGGATAATCAATTACAGGAGTCTTTGCACAG GCTTGAAGAGAAGCTGAATAATCTTGAGTCAGAGAATAAAGTTCTTCGTCAACAGGCTTTGTCAATGACACCAAATAAGTTCCTGTCTGGGCGTTCTCGATCAATTATCCAG AGGAATGATAGTGGGCATATGTTTGGGGACACTAAGATGCATGTG GATCTACATAGCCCGTCATTTTCTGAAGGCGATGACAAACCACAAAAATCACTTAATGAGAAACAACAAGAAAGTCAGGAGTTGCTAGTTCGTTGTATTTCACAGCATTTGGGTTTTGCGGCCAACAGGCCAATTGCAGCCTGTATTATTTACAAGTGTCTTTTGCAGTGGAGATCTTTTGAAGTTGAAAGAACAAGTGTTTTTGACCGGATCATCCAAACTATAGGTCAATGTATTGAG AAAACACAAGATAACAATGATGTGTTGGCTTATTGGTTGTCAAATGCTTCAACTTTACTCTTGCTGCTCCAACGCACATTGAAAGCAAGTGGTGCAGCTGGAATGGCCCCTCAACGTCGCAGGTCATCCTCAAATACTTTATTTGGCAGGATGACACAT agCTTCAGAGGAACGCCTCATGGAGTAAATCTTTCCTTTGTGAATGGCCTGTCTGGTGGAGTAGACACTTTACGTCAAGTAGAAGCCAAGTACCCTGCTTTGCTGTTCAAGCAACAACTCACCGCATATGTGGAGAAAATTTATGGACTGATACGTGATAATTTGAAGAAGGAGATTTCTCCACTTCTTGGCCTGTGTATCCAG GCACCAAGAACTTCCAGAGCAAGCTTGGTTAAGGGATCATCACGTTCAGTTGCCAATACGGCAGCACAACAAGCTTTGATTGCACACTGGCAAGGCATTGTAAAGAGCCTTGGAAATTTCTTGAACACCTTGAAAGCTAATCAT GTGCCACCATTTTTAGTCCGCAAGGTGTTCACACAGATTTTTTCATTCATCAATGTGCAATTATTCAACAG CCTCCTTTTAAGACGAGAATGTTGTTCGTTCAGTAATGGTGAATATGTCAAGGCTGGGCTCTCTGAATTACAACTTTGGTGTAGTAATGCAACCGAAGAG TACGCTGGTTCGGCTTGGGATGAGCTGAAGCATATAAGACAAGCCATTGGGTTTCTG GTTCTCCACCAAAAGCCAAAGAAAACATCAGATGAAATTAGTCATGACCTCTGTCCC GTACTGAGCATTCAACAGTTGTACCGGATCAGTACGATGTACTGGGATGACAAATATGGCACACATAGTGTGTCTTCGGAT GTTATAGCCAACATGAGGATGCTGATGACTGAGGACTCGAATAATGCAGTAAGCAATTCCTTTTTGTTGGATGATGACTCAAG CATACCCTTTTCTGTTGACGATATATCTAAATCGATGGAACAAATCGATATATCAGATATTGAACCTCCACCTCTAATCCGTGAGAACTCTGGCTTCAGCTTTTTACTGCCGCCACGCACCGACTAA